The Rhodocytophaga rosea genome has a segment encoding these proteins:
- a CDS encoding Gfo/Idh/MocA family protein, giving the protein MSQKKEVRIGLIGTGFMGRTHSNGYKRIGDFFPDLAYRPVLKAVCARSKDKVQAFAEQWGYESTETDWKAVINRKDIDAVDICTPNDTHAEIAIAAAAAGKMILCEKPLSRNLAEGQKMVDAIKKAGVRNTVWYNYRRLPAVSLAKQLVDSGKLGKIYHYRANFLQDWTISADVPQGGTGTWRMDVEAAGSGVTGDLLAHCIDTAMWLNGGIKDVSAVTETFVKQRMHQLTGKVEPVGIDDACIFHCHFDNGSLGLFESTRYARGHKALYTFEINGANASIRWDLHDLNRLEYFDHRDESIVRGWRSIHVTDGDQPYMNKWWVPGLGIGYEHSFIHQAADFMKSLETGEPCHPTFEDALETQKVCEAVIDSARSRSWKDTGVAWQEK; this is encoded by the coding sequence ATGAGTCAAAAGAAAGAAGTAAGAATAGGATTAATAGGAACAGGTTTTATGGGCCGGACCCATTCCAACGGATACAAACGCATCGGTGATTTTTTCCCTGATCTGGCCTACCGTCCGGTACTCAAAGCCGTATGTGCCCGCAGCAAAGATAAAGTACAGGCTTTTGCCGAGCAGTGGGGCTACGAATCTACCGAAACCGACTGGAAAGCCGTAATCAACCGCAAAGATATTGATGCCGTAGATATTTGTACACCCAATGATACCCATGCCGAAATTGCCATTGCCGCAGCGGCAGCCGGTAAAATGATTCTGTGCGAAAAACCTCTTTCCAGAAATCTGGCAGAAGGGCAGAAAATGGTAGATGCGATAAAAAAAGCCGGTGTGCGCAATACTGTCTGGTACAATTACCGCCGCTTACCAGCCGTTTCGCTGGCCAAACAATTGGTGGATTCAGGCAAACTGGGGAAAATCTATCATTACCGGGCCAACTTCCTGCAAGACTGGACCATCAGTGCAGATGTACCACAAGGCGGCACCGGAACTTGGCGGATGGATGTAGAAGCCGCAGGATCTGGCGTAACAGGTGATTTACTGGCACATTGTATTGATACAGCCATGTGGCTCAATGGAGGTATAAAAGATGTATCGGCTGTTACAGAAACGTTTGTAAAACAGCGGATGCACCAGTTGACTGGCAAAGTAGAACCAGTAGGTATCGACGATGCCTGTATATTCCATTGCCATTTTGATAACGGCTCTTTAGGATTATTTGAATCTACTCGCTATGCCCGTGGACACAAGGCTTTGTATACCTTCGAAATAAATGGGGCTAATGCCTCTATCCGCTGGGATTTACATGACCTCAACCGCCTGGAATACTTCGATCACCGGGATGAATCTATTGTGCGTGGATGGCGCTCTATTCATGTAACCGATGGCGACCAACCGTATATGAACAAATGGTGGGTACCGGGCCTGGGTATTGGCTATGAACATAGTTTTATTCACCAGGCAGCCGACTTTATGAAAAGCCTGGAAACAGGAGAGCCTTGCCATCCTACCTTTGAGGATGCCCTGGAAACTCAGAAAGTGTGCGAAGCCGTTATTGACTCAGCTCGTTCCAGAAGCTGGAAAGATACTGGTGTTGCCTGGCAAGAGAAATAG
- a CDS encoding sugar phosphate isomerase/epimerase family protein has protein sequence MSENNFPKLHNATWPGLVGKGANSEPPIPFDTMLDMTAKAEVNGVKFDGVDLGLLDPHININMSDDDIKRLGEKIGNLNLKVGSLVAPIWGGPILGSKDDRATFVEMVRKACHFGKVLRDIGIRPYGVVRIDSASSPHDWEKDPVNNQKLIVQTFQEACDVAADFGEKLAAEGEICWGGMHSWRTMLNTLQQVNRPNMGFQADMAHTLLYLMGYNHPEDRILPENFDWKDRNTLTDGLKTITKALRPYTFDFHVAQNDGTVFGSGSHDKTGRHCQATDPNGKLDVVNDAGYWLRDENGNLTKAFKHICWDGCMFPNEVMMRQQTWNDILATLIKVRQAHGWSEAEKEKLVAVGQ, from the coding sequence ATGAGCGAAAATAATTTTCCTAAACTCCACAACGCCACATGGCCTGGCCTTGTAGGAAAAGGTGCCAACTCAGAACCACCCATTCCCTTTGATACCATGCTGGATATGACAGCCAAAGCAGAAGTAAATGGGGTGAAATTCGATGGCGTAGATCTGGGTCTGTTAGACCCACACATCAACATCAATATGTCGGATGATGATATTAAGCGCCTGGGCGAGAAAATAGGCAACCTAAACCTGAAAGTTGGTAGCCTGGTAGCACCCATCTGGGGTGGTCCGATTTTAGGAAGTAAGGATGACCGGGCCACATTTGTAGAAATGGTTCGTAAAGCTTGCCATTTTGGAAAAGTATTACGTGATATAGGCATTCGTCCCTATGGTGTGGTACGGATTGATTCTGCCAGTTCTCCGCATGACTGGGAAAAAGATCCGGTAAATAACCAGAAACTGATTGTGCAAACGTTTCAGGAAGCCTGCGATGTAGCCGCAGATTTTGGCGAAAAACTGGCTGCCGAAGGAGAAATCTGCTGGGGTGGAATGCACAGTTGGCGCACCATGCTTAATACACTGCAACAAGTAAACCGCCCGAACATGGGATTCCAGGCAGATATGGCACATACCTTATTGTACCTGATGGGCTATAACCATCCGGAAGACCGCATTTTGCCGGAAAACTTCGACTGGAAAGACCGCAACACCCTAACTGATGGCCTGAAAACCATTACAAAAGCCCTCCGCCCGTATACATTTGACTTTCACGTAGCGCAGAATGATGGAACGGTATTCGGTTCAGGTTCTCATGATAAAACTGGCCGCCACTGCCAGGCAACAGATCCCAATGGAAAACTTGATGTAGTAAACGATGCAGGCTACTGGCTGCGGGATGAAAACGGCAACCTGACCAAAGCATTTAAACACATCTGCTGGGATGGCTGTATGTTCCCCAATGAGGTAATGATGCGTCAGCAAACCTGGAACGATATTCTGGCTACCCTCATTAAAGTACGCCAGGCACATGGCTGGTCTGAGGCAGAAAAAGAGAAATTAGTAGCAGTCGGGCAGTAA
- a CDS encoding cupin domain-containing protein gives METMEKTSVAERALDQGKGILRLAPTWVPRSFCVPGRRIKLHPDDYYVLGGQRGGIDERWLSSTTPAKNGPLTGKNEGLSAIVFNDGNKEVQILLKDAIDELKGAIIGDRLWNQYKSWPMYSKFFDNKGPLPHHIHHNDEHAKLVGQNGKPEAYYFPPQLNNHGGDFPYTFFGIAPGTTKAQIRECLANFTKGDNKITNFSSAYRLEPGTGWDVPPGILHAPGSLCTYEPQKASDIFAMYQSLVNDAVIPEELLWNGTPKERMGDYDQLVEVIDWDANVDPNFMENHFMRPKPVRPVDEMKSQGYSENWICYKSEAYSAKELTVLPGATVTIKDSAAYGIIMMQGHGKMGVWDIETPTLIRYGQLTNDEFFITEKAAKEGVQITNYSKNDPIVMLKHFGPNNPDLKL, from the coding sequence ATGGAAACAATGGAAAAAACAAGTGTAGCGGAAAGAGCTTTAGACCAGGGAAAAGGCATATTGCGGCTGGCACCCACCTGGGTACCCCGTTCCTTCTGTGTTCCTGGCAGGCGCATTAAACTCCATCCGGACGATTATTATGTGCTGGGCGGACAACGGGGAGGCATTGATGAACGCTGGCTTTCTTCCACAACTCCGGCAAAAAATGGTCCCCTAACCGGCAAAAATGAAGGTTTAAGCGCCATCGTTTTTAATGATGGAAACAAAGAAGTGCAAATATTGCTGAAAGATGCCATTGATGAATTAAAAGGAGCTATTATTGGTGACCGCTTGTGGAACCAGTATAAATCCTGGCCGATGTATTCTAAGTTTTTCGATAACAAAGGACCACTTCCGCACCACATCCATCATAATGATGAACATGCCAAACTGGTAGGCCAAAACGGGAAGCCGGAAGCGTATTATTTCCCACCTCAACTCAATAATCATGGTGGCGATTTTCCTTATACTTTCTTTGGCATTGCCCCTGGAACAACTAAAGCACAGATCCGGGAATGTCTGGCCAATTTTACCAAAGGCGACAATAAAATCACTAATTTCTCTTCGGCTTACCGCTTAGAACCAGGCACTGGCTGGGATGTACCTCCGGGAATATTGCATGCACCTGGAAGTTTGTGTACGTATGAACCTCAGAAAGCATCCGATATTTTTGCCATGTATCAGTCATTGGTAAACGATGCCGTAATTCCCGAAGAATTGTTATGGAATGGTACACCCAAAGAAAGAATGGGCGACTATGACCAGCTGGTAGAAGTGATCGACTGGGACGCTAACGTAGATCCTAATTTTATGGAAAATCACTTTATGCGTCCAAAACCAGTACGTCCGGTAGATGAAATGAAATCACAAGGCTACAGCGAAAACTGGATCTGCTATAAATCCGAAGCGTATAGCGCCAAAGAACTCACGGTACTGCCTGGAGCTACCGTAACTATTAAAGACAGTGCGGCTTATGGAATCATTATGATGCAGGGACATGGCAAAATGGGCGTTTGGGACATTGAAACTCCTACCTTAATCCGCTATGGTCAGCTTACCAACGACGAATTCTTTATTACCGAAAAGGCGGCTAAAGAAGGCGTTCAGATCACCAATTATTCTAAAAATGACCCTATCGTCATGCTCAAACATTTCGGCCCAAATAATCCCGATCTGAAACTGTAA
- a CDS encoding aldose 1-epimerase family protein, with product MASQSWHNKISNPAQLGGIETSVIDNGPGRGNRIAWINTGTGLRYKVVIDRAMDIVDAFYNQHSLAWISHVGITTPQAFSDQGIDWLRTFAGGLLTTCGLNHVGGPEKDEFGERGLHGRISNTPAEIESIIQPDPAAGKLEMSITGIIKQTQVFGPSLELRRTISGTLGQAVIRIRDEVINRANTATPHMLLYHLNFGWPLVDEGTDILWNGNWQARYDGKPNKIFREGNNFRKCPAPLDDHSGGGEEACFIEPAADQSGFWTCGLHNASIGLAVKMKFQKGQLPWLTNWQHWGKGEYVLGLEPGTHPPIGQAKARAENTLIHLQPGESKVYDLEMEVLHTSETINEFLKQSNIPNA from the coding sequence GTGGCATCTCAATCCTGGCATAATAAGATATCTAATCCGGCACAACTGGGAGGCATAGAAACGTCCGTTATCGACAATGGGCCAGGGCGTGGAAACCGTATCGCCTGGATTAATACCGGCACTGGTTTACGATACAAAGTAGTGATAGATAGGGCAATGGATATTGTGGATGCATTCTACAACCAGCACAGCCTAGCATGGATCAGTCATGTAGGAATTACAACGCCACAAGCGTTTTCTGACCAGGGCATAGACTGGCTCCGTACCTTCGCCGGAGGTTTACTTACTACCTGCGGGTTGAATCATGTAGGTGGCCCTGAGAAAGATGAATTTGGTGAACGGGGCTTACACGGGCGTATCAGCAATACCCCGGCAGAGATAGAATCGATTATTCAACCTGATCCGGCAGCTGGTAAACTTGAAATGAGTATTACCGGAATTATCAAACAAACCCAGGTCTTTGGCCCCAGTCTGGAACTGAGACGAACTATTTCCGGCACTTTAGGACAGGCAGTTATCCGTATCCGGGATGAAGTAATTAATCGGGCAAATACCGCTACGCCACATATGCTGCTCTATCATCTGAATTTTGGATGGCCGCTGGTAGATGAAGGAACAGATATTCTTTGGAACGGCAACTGGCAAGCCCGCTACGATGGCAAGCCCAATAAAATTTTCAGGGAAGGAAACAACTTCCGGAAATGTCCGGCACCTTTGGATGATCATAGCGGTGGTGGGGAAGAAGCCTGCTTTATAGAGCCTGCTGCTGACCAATCCGGATTCTGGACCTGTGGTTTGCATAATGCTTCTATTGGTCTGGCAGTTAAAATGAAATTTCAGAAAGGGCAATTGCCCTGGCTTACCAACTGGCAGCACTGGGGCAAAGGCGAATATGTACTCGGCCTCGAACCAGGTACCCATCCACCCATCGGGCAAGCAAAAGCAAGGGCAGAAAACACGCTTATCCACTTGCAACCAGGCGAAAGCAAAGTATACGACCTGGAAATGGAAGTATTACATACATCCGAAACCATTAATGAATTTTTAAAACAATCAAACATACCTAACGCATAA
- a CDS encoding DUF1501 domain-containing protein, whose amino-acid sequence MKTDWNRRDFLKKASAATLAAMTAGAPMTSFLSSCNTKKGVDTKADTVILLWMAGGMAHTETFDPKKYTPFDKGLESNRVLSTFKSFPTALDGVSFSEGLQSIGSVMDRGTIIRSYVAADLGHILHSRHQYHWHTGYEPPQTVAAPHIGAWIAKEMGPVNPVIPAFIDIGQRFTVGEGEELKAFHTAGFLGNEFGPFLIPDPSQGLESVRPPVGMSAKRFERRNQLYNELVSQSPFGEFGSDYQKESLKRSMEQAYILLNSPEAKAFDLSQEPKEIYDIYNTGRFGLGCLMARRLTEQGARFISVTTEYEPFMGWDTHENGHTRLKDMKKQIDGPVAQLIKDLEKTGRLDRTIVILASEFSRDMLMEGRPGAKVQDQVDQPDVITDIKNYGMHRHFTDGCSILMFGGGIKKGNVHGKTADERPCKTIEKPIKIDQIHQTIYHALGIPGDAHYVVEERPFYTTPDGLGKPEMALFA is encoded by the coding sequence ATGAAGACGGATTGGAATAGAAGAGATTTTCTGAAGAAAGCCAGCGCCGCTACTTTGGCAGCTATGACAGCAGGTGCTCCAATGACGAGTTTTTTATCTTCGTGCAACACAAAAAAAGGAGTAGATACAAAGGCAGATACTGTGATTTTGCTCTGGATGGCCGGAGGAATGGCACATACCGAAACCTTTGATCCCAAAAAGTATACGCCTTTCGATAAGGGCCTGGAATCAAACCGGGTGCTGAGTACTTTTAAATCTTTCCCAACTGCCCTGGATGGTGTGTCTTTTTCAGAAGGATTACAATCTATAGGTTCTGTAATGGATCGGGGGACTATTATCCGCTCCTACGTAGCAGCGGATTTGGGCCACATTTTACATTCCAGGCATCAGTACCATTGGCATACTGGCTATGAACCGCCGCAAACCGTAGCCGCTCCGCATATCGGTGCCTGGATAGCCAAAGAAATGGGTCCGGTGAATCCGGTCATTCCTGCCTTTATTGATATTGGGCAACGGTTTACAGTAGGAGAGGGGGAAGAGTTAAAAGCATTTCATACTGCCGGATTTTTAGGCAACGAATTTGGTCCTTTCCTTATTCCAGATCCATCACAAGGCCTGGAAAGTGTGCGTCCGCCAGTAGGCATGTCTGCGAAAAGATTTGAGAGGCGGAATCAATTGTATAATGAACTGGTCAGCCAGAGTCCTTTTGGGGAATTTGGTAGCGATTACCAGAAAGAATCGCTCAAACGATCGATGGAACAGGCCTATATCCTGCTGAATTCTCCGGAGGCCAAAGCTTTTGATTTGAGCCAGGAACCCAAAGAGATTTATGATATTTATAATACTGGCCGCTTTGGATTAGGCTGCCTGATGGCTCGCAGGCTTACGGAGCAAGGCGCACGTTTTATCAGTGTAACCACGGAATACGAACCTTTCATGGGATGGGATACGCACGAAAACGGGCACACCAGGCTAAAAGACATGAAAAAGCAAATTGATGGACCGGTAGCCCAGTTGATCAAAGACCTGGAAAAAACAGGCCGCCTGGACCGTACCATCGTGATCTTAGCCAGTGAATTTAGCCGGGATATGCTTATGGAAGGCCGCCCTGGTGCTAAAGTACAAGACCAGGTAGACCAGCCGGATGTAATTACCGATATAAAAAATTACGGCATGCACCGGCATTTTACCGATGGTTGTTCTATACTCATGTTTGGTGGAGGCATTAAAAAAGGCAATGTGCATGGAAAAACTGCAGATGAACGGCCTTGTAAAACTATTGAAAAACCTATTAAAATAGACCAAATCCACCAGACCATTTACCATGCTTTGGGTATTCCAGGCGATGCGCATTATGTGGTGGAAGAACGCCCATTCTATACTACGCCTGATGGCCTGGGAAAACCTGAAATGGCACTATTTGCATAA
- a CDS encoding PSD1 and planctomycete cytochrome C domain-containing protein, whose amino-acid sequence MPIQRGCIIALIVFLVCSLHPALLLESFAQSAAPAAEAETFWLWKFLGRLHPLAVHFPVSLLLFAAVLELFTIRQYQSKLRPGINLLVYIGAVSALIAAGLGLLLFSQEEYGGDVLAVHQWTGIATAFLSIITLSFLLMIERQHQVSFVKAYRGILFFTAFGVSVAGHYGASLTHGSDYLTSVLPFSKDYEGAPASTGNFNFTSLKSDTTRLSEQQEMDLNGQVRAIFAHNCYSCHSAEKIKGELRLDKKRMALKGGKSGAVIIPGDPYKSELVRRISLPHNHKEVMPGKGKKLSEHEIELISFWIEKGAPWPDNADQKSVFRVAKLEPRMPALPAASNALQNPIDLWVNKYFEAKKAAWPEVVDDRTYLRRIYLDIIGLVPAPEELQAFAQDTRPDKRAQWVRTLLNRNDDYAMHWLTFWNDALRNDYTGTGYITNGRYNITDWLYTSLKTNKNYNQFVKELISPTKESKGFIAGIKWRGTINASQRTEMQAAQNVAQVFLGLNLKCASCHDSFISDWKLKDAYAFANIFADTTLEINRCDKPTGKFASTKILWQELGSIDSTAPTAKKLQQLAENLTQPKNGRLYRTIVNRVWAQMLGRGIVEPVDAMDNEPWSQDLLDWMASDFVSKNYDLKELIYQIATSKTYQLPSVGIKDANKIIAQDFEFKGMLRRRMAAEQFADAVSNVIEPVFPDSAVVYNPFKNANAEEGEQPEFIFARASLVKNNSFLTALGRPNRETVSTGRESRANLLQALELTNGDRLNEVLKKGAENWKNKYTNSEDLINELYKRALNRGPEPKELKAAKEVLGSSPSTEGIQDLFWAVVLLPEFQLIY is encoded by the coding sequence ATGCCAATCCAAAGAGGATGTATCATTGCCCTGATCGTCTTTTTAGTCTGTAGCTTACATCCGGCGCTTCTCCTGGAAAGTTTTGCCCAGTCGGCTGCACCGGCGGCAGAAGCAGAAACCTTCTGGCTTTGGAAATTTCTGGGAAGACTTCATCCCTTAGCTGTTCATTTTCCGGTGAGCTTGCTTTTATTTGCTGCTGTACTTGAGCTGTTTACCATCCGCCAGTACCAGTCAAAATTGCGGCCGGGAATAAACTTGCTGGTGTATATTGGGGCTGTTTCAGCCTTGATTGCTGCCGGATTAGGTTTATTATTATTCAGCCAGGAAGAATATGGCGGAGATGTATTAGCCGTTCACCAATGGACAGGTATCGCAACTGCTTTCCTGAGTATTATTACCCTGTCTTTCCTGCTGATGATCGAGCGTCAACATCAGGTCAGTTTTGTAAAAGCCTACCGCGGAATTCTGTTTTTTACAGCATTCGGCGTATCTGTAGCCGGACATTATGGCGCTTCTTTAACCCACGGAAGTGATTATCTCACCAGTGTCTTGCCCTTTAGTAAAGATTATGAAGGTGCCCCAGCCAGCACCGGTAATTTCAATTTTACTTCTCTGAAAAGCGATACTACCCGTCTTAGCGAGCAACAGGAAATGGATCTGAATGGACAGGTGCGGGCTATTTTTGCCCACAATTGTTACAGTTGCCATAGTGCTGAAAAAATAAAAGGAGAACTCCGGCTGGATAAGAAACGGATGGCTTTAAAAGGGGGTAAATCCGGGGCAGTTATTATTCCTGGTGACCCCTATAAAAGTGAGCTGGTTCGCCGGATTTCCTTACCACATAATCACAAAGAAGTAATGCCCGGAAAAGGTAAAAAATTATCGGAGCATGAGATAGAACTGATCAGTTTCTGGATCGAAAAAGGCGCTCCCTGGCCAGATAATGCCGATCAGAAAAGTGTTTTCCGGGTAGCCAAACTGGAACCCAGAATGCCAGCTTTACCTGCTGCTAGCAACGCGCTGCAAAATCCAATTGATTTATGGGTGAATAAGTATTTTGAAGCAAAAAAAGCTGCCTGGCCGGAAGTAGTAGACGACCGGACGTACCTGAGAAGAATCTACCTGGATATTATCGGATTGGTTCCCGCTCCTGAAGAATTGCAAGCATTTGCCCAGGATACCAGGCCAGATAAACGTGCACAATGGGTTCGCACCTTACTCAACCGGAATGATGATTACGCCATGCACTGGCTTACCTTCTGGAATGATGCGTTGCGGAACGATTATACAGGTACCGGATACATTACCAATGGCCGGTATAATATTACCGACTGGCTCTATACTTCTCTAAAAACCAACAAAAATTATAACCAGTTTGTAAAAGAACTTATCAGTCCAACGAAAGAATCCAAAGGGTTTATTGCGGGTATTAAATGGCGGGGTACGATTAATGCCAGCCAGCGCACAGAAATGCAGGCCGCTCAGAATGTAGCCCAGGTATTTTTAGGACTTAACTTAAAATGTGCCTCCTGCCACGATAGTTTTATCAGCGACTGGAAGCTGAAAGATGCCTATGCATTCGCTAATATTTTCGCCGATACTACCCTGGAAATCAACCGCTGTGATAAGCCAACCGGTAAATTTGCCAGTACTAAAATTCTATGGCAAGAACTTGGTTCTATTGATAGCACCGCACCTACTGCCAAAAAGCTGCAACAATTAGCCGAAAACCTGACCCAGCCGAAAAATGGCCGTTTGTACCGCACGATTGTAAACAGAGTATGGGCACAAATGTTGGGTAGGGGTATTGTAGAACCGGTAGATGCCATGGACAACGAACCCTGGAGCCAGGACTTGCTGGATTGGATGGCATCTGATTTTGTAAGCAAAAACTATGATCTGAAAGAGTTGATTTATCAGATAGCTACTTCCAAAACATATCAGTTGCCTTCCGTAGGAATAAAAGATGCAAATAAGATTATTGCCCAGGATTTTGAATTTAAAGGGATGCTCCGCCGTCGCATGGCTGCCGAACAGTTTGCTGATGCGGTAAGCAATGTGATCGAACCTGTTTTCCCGGATTCTGCTGTTGTGTACAATCCTTTTAAGAATGCCAATGCGGAAGAAGGAGAACAACCTGAGTTCATTTTCGCAAGGGCTTCCCTCGTGAAAAATAATAGTTTCCTTACCGCCTTAGGCCGCCCTAACCGGGAAACGGTTTCTACGGGAAGAGAATCCAGGGCTAATTTGTTACAGGCGCTGGAACTGACTAATGGTGATAGACTAAACGAAGTGCTCAAAAAAGGCGCAGAAAACTGGAAAAATAAATATACCAACAGTGAAGACCTGATCAATGAATTATACAAACGGGCACTGAACCGGGGACCTGAACCTAAAGAATTGAAAGCAGCGAAGGAAGTATTGGGCAGTTCTCCCAGTACAGAAGGAATCCAGGATTTATTCTGGGCTGTGGTGCTTCTCCCAGAGTTCCAGTTGATTTATTAG
- a CDS encoding RagB/SusD family nutrient uptake outer membrane protein, with amino-acid sequence MKNITLLSILFCCLVATSCKDDFLDTTDPTRVGSDLFYKDQKQFEQALNGVYGQLQGITNTAYIFQEFNTDNTTLDFNPLDRGGAAGWEAFEFSTVNSGNGEISNMWNIYYAALYNVNFALEKLEPSTIDPTAKATIGGQLKFIRAYYYFHLVQYFGDVVLVTSTLDTPDEAFALVRSPEADVYTQIIADLTDAVASLPAKYDAANAGRVTKGAALTLLGKVYLTKKQYSEAITTLRQVLPLGYALNPSYADNFNPGKKNGIESIFEVQYQGGNDLGEWSNFMYVFAPRLSQASITGYASINPSGRNIPTNDIIASYEPGDLRKDVSLKEGYTNAKGEFIKIPYINKYNYAHTIAGRTDTNWPVFRYADVLLMLAEAINEQGGPDSEAYGHLNAVRDRAGLDPLSGLDQAAFRTAVLHERRIELAFENSRWFDLKRTKTPAELAQFLNTYAAKEKATPTVERGGVAFNALDYVYEPHEYLFPIPAPQILINNKLTQNPGY; translated from the coding sequence ATGAAAAATATAACTCTTCTTAGTATACTCTTTTGTTGCCTGGTAGCCACTTCCTGTAAAGATGATTTTCTGGATACAACCGACCCTACCAGAGTGGGTTCAGATCTTTTTTACAAAGATCAAAAACAATTTGAGCAGGCCTTAAATGGGGTATATGGCCAGTTACAGGGAATAACCAATACGGCCTATATTTTCCAGGAATTTAATACGGATAATACCACCCTTGATTTTAATCCGCTGGACCGTGGGGGAGCTGCCGGATGGGAAGCCTTTGAGTTTTCTACCGTAAATTCCGGAAATGGCGAAATTTCAAACATGTGGAATATCTACTATGCCGCTTTGTACAATGTTAATTTTGCCCTTGAAAAACTAGAACCCAGTACCATTGATCCTACTGCCAAAGCTACTATTGGCGGACAGTTGAAGTTTATCAGGGCCTATTATTATTTTCACCTGGTGCAGTATTTCGGCGATGTCGTACTGGTTACTTCCACCCTGGATACCCCTGATGAAGCCTTTGCCTTGGTTCGTTCTCCGGAAGCGGATGTGTACACCCAGATTATTGCCGATCTGACTGATGCGGTTGCGTCTTTGCCGGCTAAATACGATGCTGCCAATGCCGGTCGTGTTACGAAGGGCGCTGCACTTACTTTATTGGGAAAGGTGTATCTGACCAAAAAACAATATAGTGAGGCAATTACTACGTTGAGGCAAGTATTGCCCCTGGGATATGCACTTAATCCTAGTTACGCAGATAACTTTAATCCTGGCAAGAAGAATGGCATTGAATCTATTTTTGAGGTTCAGTATCAGGGCGGAAATGACCTGGGGGAATGGAGCAATTTTATGTATGTATTTGCACCCAGATTGTCGCAGGCTTCTATTACCGGATATGCCAGCATTAATCCCAGCGGACGTAATATTCCTACCAACGATATTATTGCTTCTTACGAACCTGGTGATTTGCGTAAGGATGTTTCCCTGAAGGAAGGATATACTAATGCCAAAGGAGAATTTATCAAGATTCCCTATATCAATAAATACAATTATGCACATACCATTGCTGGCCGTACCGATACCAACTGGCCGGTATTCCGCTATGCAGATGTATTGCTGATGCTGGCAGAAGCCATTAATGAGCAGGGAGGCCCTGATTCAGAAGCCTATGGCCACTTGAATGCGGTGCGTGACCGGGCAGGTTTAGATCCTCTTTCTGGATTGGATCAGGCTGCTTTCCGGACAGCTGTTTTGCATGAGCGGAGAATTGAACTGGCTTTTGAAAACAGCCGCTGGTTTGATTTAAAGCGCACCAAAACTCCTGCGGAATTAGCTCAGTTTTTGAATACCTATGCTGCCAAAGAAAAAGCAACTCCCACCGTAGAGAGAGGTGGAGTAGCATTTAATGCGCTGGATTATGTGTATGAACCACATGAATATTTGTTCCCGATTCCGGCTCCGCAGATTTTAATTAACAATAAATTAACGCAGAATCCTGGCTATTAA